In Methanothermococcus thermolithotrophicus DSM 2095, one DNA window encodes the following:
- a CDS encoding class I SAM-dependent DNA methyltransferase, translated as MKLKKKQEILKKLEKTLWSSAEKLRGSVDPSRYKDIVLGIIFLKYASDMFEERRKELINLSKNPDSEYYCETEEEQIELLGDKEEYISENVFYVPEKSRWDYLIKNAKNPNIAKLLDDAMILLEKHNSKLKGVLPKEYVRAEIPHEKLGALLDLFNNINYKEFIENKDESIGDVFGTIYGYFMRNFSQKLGQKGGEFFTPECIVKLLVELVEPLRGRIYDPACGSGGMFVQSSKFVKEYIKNGNGVDLAIYGQELNSSNVRICKMNLAIHRLPHDQIKQGDTLSNDKHRDLKADYIITNPPFNYKDYDPKVLEGDVRFPYGIVPKKAENAKSGNANFLWIQHFIYHLSDDGIAAFIMANGSLSAGGKEGEIRKKIIEEGIVDCIISLPNKMFYTTQIPACIWVIDKNKENGRFRSRKWETLFIDAREIYTPVSRNQNEFSEEQIKKIADVYRSYRGEEGYPEYKDEKGFCKVATIDEIREQDYVLTPGRYVGIADVEEDSEPFEEKMERLTKELSEQFKKSKELEERIKNNLSELGFRI; from the coding sequence ATGAAGCTAAAGAAGAAACAGGAAATATTAAAAAAACTTGAAAAAACACTATGGAGCAGTGCGGAGAAATTAAGGGGCAGTGTTGACCCTTCAAGATATAAGGATATAGTATTGGGCATCATATTCTTAAAATATGCATCTGATATGTTTGAAGAAAGAAGAAAAGAATTAATAAATTTGTCTAAAAATCCTGATAGTGAATATTACTGTGAAACAGAGGAGGAGCAAATAGAGCTTTTGGGGGATAAGGAAGAATATATTTCTGAAAATGTTTTTTATGTTCCTGAAAAATCAAGATGGGATTATTTAATAAAAAATGCGAAAAATCCAAACATTGCCAAGTTATTGGACGATGCTATGATTTTACTGGAAAAACACAACAGTAAATTAAAGGGAGTATTGCCTAAAGAATATGTAAGAGCAGAAATTCCACATGAGAAATTAGGGGCATTACTTGACTTATTTAATAATATTAATTATAAGGAATTCATAGAAAACAAGGATGAGAGTATAGGGGATGTATTCGGAACAATTTATGGGTATTTTATGAGGAACTTTTCCCAGAAATTGGGGCAAAAAGGAGGTGAGTTCTTTACTCCTGAATGTATTGTAAAACTGCTTGTTGAGTTAGTAGAACCTTTAAGAGGTAGAATATACGACCCTGCATGTGGTAGTGGTGGAATGTTTGTTCAGAGCTCTAAGTTTGTGAAGGAGTATATAAAAAATGGAAATGGTGTAGATTTAGCAATATATGGTCAGGAGTTGAATTCTTCAAATGTTAGAATATGTAAAATGAACCTTGCGATACATAGATTACCGCATGACCAGATAAAACAGGGAGACACGCTATCAAATGATAAACATAGGGATTTAAAGGCAGACTATATTATTACAAATCCACCGTTTAACTATAAGGATTATGACCCAAAGGTTTTGGAAGGGGATGTAAGGTTTCCCTATGGAATCGTTCCAAAAAAGGCAGAAAATGCAAAAAGTGGGAATGCAAACTTTTTATGGATACAGCATTTTATTTATCACTTATCGGATGATGGTATAGCTGCTTTTATTATGGCTAATGGTTCCCTATCTGCTGGTGGTAAAGAAGGGGAGATAAGAAAAAAGATAATAGAAGAGGGTATTGTAGATTGTATAATATCGCTACCTAATAAGATGTTTTATACTACGCAAATTCCAGCTTGTATATGGGTAATAGACAAAAACAAAGAGAATGGAAGGTTTAGAAGTAGGAAATGGGAAACTCTATTTATAGACGCAAGGGAGATTTACACCCCAGTATCTAGAAATCAGAATGAATTTTCAGAGGAACAGATTAAAAAAATAGCTGATGTTTATAGAAGTTATAGGGGAGAAGAGGGCTATCCAGAGTATAAGGATGAAAAAGGATTCTGTAAGGTTGCTACAATAGATGAAATAAGAGAACAGGACTATGTTTTAACTCCTGGGCGTTATGTTGGAATTGCAGATGTTGAAGAAGATTCGGAACCTTTTGAAGAGAAAATGGAAAGATTGACTAAGGAATTATCGGAACAATTTAAAAAATCTAAGGAGCTCGAAGAGAGAATAAAGAATAATTTAAGTGAATTGGGATTTCGAATATAA
- the aroC gene encoding chorismate synthase: MNTIGKMFRVTAWGESHGRALGAVIDGCPANLPLTQDDIQRELNRRRPGYSLFSTPRKEEDLVELLSGVFNEKTTGTPISAMVYNKNQKSKDYSKIKNTPRPGHADLTYNIKYGNYDYRGGGRSSGRTTIGHVIGGAVAKKLLEYTHNIKIIGYTTKIGKIEGDFDYYKNPELFNLDNTNKLKELDKLIEKIENDPLRCPSSNSDEMKDYVLKAMDDKDSVGGVVEVLALNVPAGIGNPIFGKLNGELAGALMNINAVKGVEIGKGFESSELYGSEMNDKYYYENEDIKLKTNNCGGILGGISCGAPLVLRAAIKPTPSISKLQDTVNLKTKENEKIEIGGRHDPIIVPRAIPVLESMVAITLADLMIRGGFIHPCRLNMN; encoded by the coding sequence TTGAACACTATAGGAAAAATGTTTAGGGTTACAGCATGGGGAGAAAGTCATGGAAGAGCTCTTGGTGCCGTGATTGATGGCTGTCCTGCAAACTTACCTTTAACTCAGGATGATATTCAAAGGGAATTAAATAGAAGGCGTCCAGGTTACAGTCTTTTTTCAACTCCTAGGAAGGAAGAAGATCTAGTTGAATTGCTTTCAGGAGTTTTTAACGAAAAAACAACTGGAACTCCAATTTCTGCAATGGTTTATAATAAAAATCAAAAATCAAAGGATTACAGCAAGATAAAAAATACCCCAAGACCAGGACATGCGGATTTAACCTACAATATTAAGTACGGTAATTACGATTATAGGGGAGGAGGGAGAAGTAGTGGAAGAACCACGATAGGTCATGTTATAGGCGGTGCAGTAGCAAAAAAACTTTTGGAATACACTCATAATATTAAAATAATCGGATACACAACAAAAATCGGAAAAATCGAAGGTGATTTTGACTATTACAAAAACCCAGAATTGTTTAATTTGGATAATACCAATAAACTAAAGGAGTTGGATAAATTAATTGAAAAGATTGAAAATGATCCGCTTAGATGCCCTTCTTCAAACTCCGATGAAATGAAGGATTATGTGCTCAAAGCCATGGATGATAAAGACAGCGTTGGTGGAGTTGTTGAAGTATTGGCACTCAATGTTCCAGCAGGTATTGGAAACCCGATATTTGGAAAACTAAACGGAGAACTTGCAGGAGCTCTGATGAATATCAATGCAGTTAAAGGTGTAGAGATTGGAAAAGGTTTTGAGAGCTCAGAACTTTACGGAAGTGAGATGAACGATAAATACTACTACGAAAATGAAGACATTAAGTTAAAAACCAACAACTGCGGTGGCATATTGGGGGGCATAAGTTGTGGAGCTCCTTTAGTATTAAGAGCTGCTATTAAACCTACTCCATCTATTTCAAAACTACAGGATACAGTCAATTTAAAAACTAAAGAAAATGAAAAAATAGAAATTGGGGGAAGACACGACCCGATAATAGTTCCAAGGGCTATTCCAGTTTTGGAATCTATGGTTGCAATAACCCTTGCTGATTTGATGATTAGAGGAGGATTTATTCATCCATGCAGGCTAAATATGAACTAA
- a CDS encoding FAD-dependent oxidoreductase: MIAVVGGGPAGRFCAMELVKRGFEVEVYEKDKIGGTCLNYGCTYLLALREVADVIENINSIKGSKTVLEDIISFKELQEKISSIHNKIRNVLTNEMIEKGIKIHFKEFSDADLQNNDYSHVVYATGRNYPTEYEGIKCLTHNDIPNLKELPEKILIIGGGVVAAELASIFSTFGSDVTVYVRSKFLKMIEDPDVRNYINKIINFKITNDKDVLNELLHDDEYTKILAIGGAPKYNNNDVDEYLRLKNDSNNIKKYVCGDAVKGGFTPIARREGKVVAENIYRELNNKPLIKMNYNLIPYSIRMSLNISAVGKQTNDHKTIPNSAGKGTYYRVLNHVGINRIYYENGKVVGCVTMTPATETVSYFAQYLKGIDVYKDFVEIHPSTDPFYKLLL; encoded by the coding sequence ATGATTGCAGTAGTAGGGGGCGGACCTGCCGGTAGATTTTGCGCCATGGAACTGGTTAAAAGAGGTTTTGAGGTAGAAGTTTATGAAAAGGATAAAATAGGTGGCACCTGTTTAAACTATGGTTGCACATACCTACTAGCTTTAAGGGAAGTTGCCGATGTTATTGAGAATATTAATTCAATAAAGGGCTCTAAAACGGTTTTAGAAGATATAATATCATTTAAAGAACTACAAGAAAAGATTTCATCGATCCACAATAAAATAAGAAATGTGCTAACAAATGAGATGATTGAAAAAGGAATCAAAATTCATTTTAAAGAGTTTAGTGACGCAGATTTGCAGAATAACGACTACAGTCATGTAGTTTATGCAACAGGGCGAAACTATCCAACAGAATATGAAGGTATAAAATGTTTAACCCATAATGATATACCTAATTTAAAAGAGCTCCCTGAAAAGATTTTAATAATTGGGGGAGGCGTTGTCGCGGCAGAGCTTGCATCCATATTTTCAACCTTTGGAAGCGATGTAACTGTTTATGTCCGCTCAAAATTCTTAAAAATGATAGAAGACCCGGATGTAAGAAATTATATTAACAAAATAATAAACTTCAAAATCACAAACGATAAGGACGTTTTAAACGAGTTATTACATGATGACGAATATACAAAAATTCTTGCAATAGGAGGGGCTCCCAAATACAATAACAACGATGTTGATGAATATCTAAGATTAAAGAACGATAGCAACAATATTAAAAAATACGTCTGTGGCGATGCTGTCAAAGGGGGATTTACCCCAATAGCTCGAAGAGAGGGAAAAGTCGTTGCGGAAAATATATATAGGGAGTTGAATAATAAACCATTAATAAAAATGAACTATAATTTAATACCCTACTCTATAAGAATGTCATTAAACATATCAGCAGTAGGAAAGCAGACCAACGATCACAAAACAATACCGAACAGTGCTGGAAAGGGAACATACTATAGGGTACTAAACCACGTAGGTATTAATAGGATATACTATGAAAACGGAAAGGTTGTTGGCTGTGTGACTATGACTCCAGCAACAGAAACTGTATCGTACTTTGCACAGTATTTAAAAGGAATAGATGTTTATAAAGATTTTGTAGAAATACATCCATCTACAGATCCATTCTACAAATTACTACTTTAA
- a CDS encoding YqaA family protein — translation MIDFEIFKTVGLGIVENYGILGIFLIGFSEPIFQPVPTEIFIVGGVALGLDWKSVLIVSTFGTTFGSIVTYYLASKYGEKLALKLFNSEDMEKGEKFLQKYGIIGVIVISFTPLPFEIICWICGIFEMPFKRYVTAVFLSRLIKHGLFVLPFVALT, via the coding sequence ATGATAGATTTCGAAATATTCAAAACAGTAGGACTTGGGATTGTTGAAAATTATGGTATCTTGGGAATTTTTTTAATCGGATTCTCAGAACCTATATTTCAACCAGTTCCTACTGAAATATTTATAGTTGGAGGCGTAGCATTAGGGCTGGACTGGAAATCTGTTTTAATAGTTTCCACATTTGGCACCACTTTTGGTTCAATAGTTACATACTATCTTGCTTCAAAATATGGTGAAAAATTAGCTTTAAAATTATTTAATTCAGAAGATATGGAAAAAGGGGAAAAATTTTTGCAGAAATACGGCATAATTGGGGTTATAGTAATCAGTTTTACACCATTGCCCTTTGAAATTATATGTTGGATTTGCGGAATATTCGAAATGCCGTTTAAAAGGTATGTGACGGCGGTATTCTTAAGTAGGCTAATAAAACATGGGCTGTTCGTACTACCCTTTGTAGCTCTTACATAA
- a CDS encoding HypC/HybG/HupF family hydrogenase formation chaperone, with amino-acid sequence MCLAIPCKVIDIFEENGEKYALAEYKGVKQKAKLALLEDVKIGDYILIHTGYALEVLSEEDAKLSLDTWEELFEALDEMDNESERESKSN; translated from the coding sequence ATGTGTTTAGCCATACCTTGTAAAGTAATAGATATATTTGAAGAAAATGGAGAGAAATACGCACTTGCAGAATATAAAGGCGTAAAACAAAAAGCAAAACTTGCATTACTTGAGGATGTAAAAATAGGTGACTATATACTTATCCACACAGGGTATGCTTTAGAGGTCCTAAGTGAAGAGGATGCAAAACTAAGTTTAGATACTTGGGAAGAACTATTTGAAGCCCTTGATGAGATGGATAACGAATCAGAAAGAGAATCCAAAAGTAATTAA
- a CDS encoding ferredoxin family protein has translation MSVTIDYDKCKGPECAECVNACPMEVFEIQGDKVVVAKEDDCTFCMVCVDVCPTDAITVKE, from the coding sequence ATGAGTGTAACAATAGATTACGATAAATGTAAAGGTCCAGAATGTGCTGAATGTGTAAACGCATGTCCTATGGAAGTATTTGAAATCCAAGGGGATAAAGTAGTTGTAGCAAAAGAAGATGACTGTACATTTTGTATGGTATGTGTAGATGTATGTCCAACAGATGCGATAACCGTTAAAGAATAA
- a CDS encoding DNA-directed RNA polymerase subunit K, with product MKYTKFECARILGARSLQISNGAPLVIESRKGSSLEIAREEFENNIIPLKVKRPSKKNE from the coding sequence ATGAAATACACAAAATTCGAATGTGCAAGAATTTTAGGCGCACGGTCACTACAGATTTCAAATGGAGCTCCCTTAGTAATTGAATCTAGAAAAGGATCTTCATTGGAAATTGCAAGAGAGGAATTTGAAAATAATATAATTCCACTGAAAGTTAAAAGGCCTTCAAAGAAAAACGAATAA
- a CDS encoding DNA-directed RNA polymerase subunit N, whose protein sequence is MIFPVRCFSCGNVISEVYDEYIFKLNNGDDPNDILDELGIKKYCCRRMFISHRVEDGKELFEDIMNYK, encoded by the coding sequence GTGATATTTCCAGTTAGGTGTTTTTCTTGCGGAAATGTAATTTCTGAAGTTTATGACGAGTACATCTTCAAATTAAATAATGGAGATGACCCCAACGATATTTTAGATGAGTTAGGAATTAAAAAATATTGTTGTAGGAGAATGTTTATATCCCATAGAGTGGAAGATGGTAAAGAGCTCTTTGAAGACATCATGAATTATAAATAA
- a CDS encoding 30S ribosomal protein S9 has translation MKIIHTVGKRKSAVARAVAKEGNGRVRINKKPLEIMEPKYIKMRLMEPIILAGDALNNIDIDVVVKGGGIAGQMEAARTAIGKAIVEFTGNMELKEKFVAYDRTLLVSDARRTEPHKPSRSTKGPRAKRQKSYR, from the coding sequence TTGAAAATCATCCATACCGTTGGTAAAAGAAAAAGTGCAGTTGCTAGGGCAGTTGCAAAAGAAGGTAATGGAAGGGTTAGAATAAACAAAAAACCCTTAGAAATTATGGAACCAAAATACATTAAAATGAGATTAATGGAACCTATTATATTGGCAGGAGATGCTTTAAACAACATTGATATTGATGTTGTTGTTAAAGGCGGTGGAATTGCAGGTCAGATGGAAGCTGCAAGAACTGCTATTGGTAAAGCTATTGTTGAGTTTACTGGAAACATGGAATTAAAAGAGAAATTTGTAGCTTACGACAGGACCTTACTTGTTAGCGATGCAAGAAGGACAGAACCTCACAAACCAAGTAGATCTACAAAAGGTCCGAGAGCAAAAAGACAAAAATCCTACAGATAA
- a CDS encoding 50S ribosomal protein L13 yields the protein MVVINAENAVVGRLASYAAKLALSGEEVVIVNAEKAIMTGNKEFIFKKYLQNRTRKSITNPRRMGPKYPRRPEDIVRRIIRGMLPYKKPRGRDAFKKVKVNVGVPEGTVVDVNFASNPNTNKFVTIGELSKYLGAKF from the coding sequence ATGGTTGTTATAAATGCCGAAAATGCCGTTGTTGGAAGGTTGGCTTCTTATGCTGCAAAACTTGCATTAAGCGGGGAAGAAGTTGTTATAGTAAACGCTGAAAAGGCGATAATGACAGGAAATAAAGAATTTATATTCAAAAAATACTTGCAAAATAGAACAAGAAAGAGTATAACAAACCCTAGAAGAATGGGTCCAAAATACCCTAGAAGACCTGAAGATATAGTAAGAAGAATAATAAGAGGAATGCTCCCTTACAAAAAACCAAGAGGAAGAGACGCATTCAAAAAAGTTAAAGTTAATGTTGGAGTTCCTGAGGGAACAGTTGTAGATGTTAACTTTGCAAGCAACCCAAACACGAACAAATTTGTAACTATTGGAGAGCTCAGTAAATATTTAGGAGCTAAATTTTAA
- a CDS encoding 50S ribosomal protein L18e: MRKLLATNPQIVELVQDLKVAAFKNDAKIWKEIAKRLSKPARKRAEVNLSKINRYAKEGEVVIVPGKVLGAGSLKQKVTIAAFAFTETAKKAVEAAGGKCLTIEELVKENPKGSNVRIMA; encoded by the coding sequence ATGAGAAAATTATTGGCTACCAATCCACAAATTGTCGAATTGGTACAAGATTTGAAAGTAGCAGCTTTTAAAAACGATGCAAAAATTTGGAAAGAAATTGCTAAAAGATTATCCAAGCCAGCAAGAAAGAGGGCTGAAGTTAATTTGAGTAAAATAAACAGATATGCAAAAGAAGGAGAAGTTGTAATAGTTCCAGGTAAAGTTTTAGGTGCTGGATCACTTAAACAAAAGGTGACTATTGCAGCATTTGCATTCACAGAAACAGCTAAAAAGGCAGTTGAAGCTGCAGGTGGAAAGTGCTTAACAATTGAAGAATTAGTTAAAGAAAATCCTAAAGGTTCAAATGTAAGAATTATGGCATAA